In [Leptolyngbya] sp. PCC 7376, a genomic segment contains:
- the metK gene encoding methionine adenosyltransferase: MSRRYLFTSESVTEGHPDKICDQISDAILDAVLAEDPASRVAAEVVTNTGLVVVTGEITTQANINFIKVAREKIAEIGYTNADNGFSANSCSVLIALDEQSPDIAQGVTSAQEQREKLSDDQLDQIGAGDQGLMFGFACNETPELMPLPISLAHRLSLKLSQVRKSGELSYLGPDGKTQVTVAYEDGKPVAIDTILISTQHAATIGELTNNEDVQAKIKADLMASVVEPIFADAVVGLTEDTKFLVNPTGKFVIGGPQGDCGLTGRKIIIDTYGGYSRHGGGAFSGKDPTKVDRSASYACRYVAKNIVAAGLADKCEVQVSYAIGVARPVSVLVETFGTGKVDEENLLAAVQKHFELRPAGIIQAFDLRNLPGDRNGRFYQEVAAYGHFGRDDLDLPWERLDKVDVLKQEFAT, encoded by the coding sequence TTGTCTCGTCGTTATCTTTTTACGTCTGAATCAGTCACGGAAGGACATCCCGACAAAATCTGTGATCAAATCTCAGATGCTATTCTCGACGCTGTGCTCGCAGAGGATCCTGCTAGCCGTGTTGCCGCAGAAGTTGTCACAAACACGGGTTTAGTCGTGGTTACGGGTGAAATTACAACTCAAGCGAATATCAACTTTATTAAGGTTGCCCGCGAGAAAATTGCGGAGATTGGCTACACTAATGCTGATAATGGTTTCTCGGCTAACAGTTGCTCGGTATTAATTGCCCTTGATGAACAGTCGCCTGATATTGCCCAGGGTGTTACAAGTGCCCAAGAGCAACGCGAAAAGCTGAGTGATGATCAGCTTGATCAGATTGGTGCAGGTGATCAGGGTTTGATGTTTGGTTTTGCCTGCAACGAAACGCCGGAATTGATGCCTTTACCGATTAGTTTGGCACATCGTTTATCTCTGAAGCTCAGTCAAGTTCGTAAAAGTGGTGAGCTAAGTTATCTGGGTCCCGATGGCAAAACACAGGTTACGGTTGCTTATGAAGATGGTAAACCTGTGGCGATCGACACTATTTTGATTTCAACACAGCACGCCGCAACGATTGGTGAACTCACAAATAATGAGGATGTCCAAGCCAAAATCAAAGCTGACCTTATGGCCAGTGTTGTTGAGCCCATTTTTGCTGATGCGGTTGTAGGCTTGACTGAAGACACCAAGTTTTTGGTGAACCCGACTGGTAAGTTTGTGATCGGTGGCCCTCAAGGGGATTGTGGATTGACAGGTCGCAAAATCATTATTGATACCTACGGTGGTTATTCTCGCCATGGTGGTGGTGCGTTCTCTGGAAAAGACCCTACAAAGGTTGACCGTAGTGCGTCCTATGCTTGCCGTTATGTTGCGAAAAATATTGTGGCAGCTGGTCTCGCAGATAAGTGTGAGGTTCAGGTCAGTTACGCGATTGGTGTAGCTCGCCCCGTCAGTGTCTTGGTCGAAACATTTGGTACGGGCAAAGTGGATGAGGAAAATCTCCTCGCAGCAGTCCAGAAGCATTTCGAACTACGTCCTGCGGGCATTATCCAAGCGTTTGATCTGCGCAATCTCCCTGGCGATCGCAATGGTCGTTTTTATCAAGAAGTAGCGGCCTATGGCCACTTCGGACGGGATGATCTCGATTTACCTTGGGAACGTCTCGATAAGGTTGATGTTCTTAAGCAGGAATTCGCAACTTAG
- the galE gene encoding UDP-glucose 4-epimerase GalE, with protein MANSQKTILVSGGAGYIGSHAVLSLQQQGYKVIILDNLVYGHQDLVDSVLNVKLIVGDTGDRPLLDKIFREYSIDAVMHFAAYTYVGESVTQPDKYYRNNFIGTFTLLEAMVAAGIKSFVFSSTCATYGEPQTIPIPEDHPQNPINPYGMSKLMVEHVLKDFDKAYDFRSVMFRYFNAAGADPQGRLGEDHDPETHLIPLVLMTALGKRESISMFGTDYPTPDGTCVRDYIHVNDLADAHVLGIEYLLNGGKTDAFNLGNGNGFSVKEVIEAAREVTGKQIKAIAADRREGDPPALVGSSEKARKLLCWQPKYADLKTILTHAWQWHQKRHQA; from the coding sequence ATGGCAAATTCCCAAAAAACGATTTTAGTGAGTGGTGGCGCTGGTTATATCGGCTCCCATGCAGTGCTAAGCCTGCAGCAGCAAGGCTATAAGGTCATTATTCTCGATAATTTGGTTTATGGTCATCAAGATTTAGTTGATTCAGTTCTCAACGTAAAGTTGATTGTCGGTGACACTGGCGATCGCCCTTTATTAGACAAGATTTTTCGCGAGTATAGTATCGATGCAGTAATGCACTTCGCCGCCTATACCTATGTCGGTGAATCCGTTACTCAACCGGATAAGTACTATCGCAATAATTTTATTGGCACTTTTACCCTCCTCGAAGCAATGGTGGCCGCAGGCATTAAATCATTTGTTTTCTCCTCCACTTGTGCGACCTACGGTGAACCCCAAACTATTCCCATCCCAGAAGATCATCCCCAAAATCCCATTAATCCTTATGGCATGAGCAAATTAATGGTGGAGCATGTCCTCAAGGATTTCGACAAAGCCTATGATTTTCGCTCCGTCATGTTCCGATATTTCAATGCCGCTGGTGCAGATCCTCAAGGACGACTTGGCGAAGATCACGATCCAGAAACTCATCTCATTCCATTAGTGCTCATGACAGCTCTGGGTAAACGGGAAAGTATTTCTATGTTTGGCACAGACTATCCAACCCCCGACGGCACCTGCGTGCGAGATTATATTCACGTCAATGACCTAGCCGATGCTCATGTGCTCGGTATTGAATATCTCCTCAATGGCGGCAAAACCGATGCCTTCAACCTCGGCAATGGCAATGGATTTTCAGTAAAAGAGGTCATCGAAGCCGCGCGGGAAGTCACAGGGAAACAGATTAAGGCGATCGCCGCCGATCGTCGAGAAGGAGATCCCCCAGCTCTCGTGGGTAGTAGCGAGAAAGCGCGCAAGCTTCTGTGCTGGCAACCCAAATACGCGGATCTTAAGACGATTTTGACCCATGCATGGCAATGGCACCAAAAACGACACCAAGCCTAA
- a CDS encoding DUF3727 domain-containing protein — protein sequence MSSPSFDSGRELDAQEIVTLTDSTGRSLDCYVENEVASDGVDYVLLQPVDLPIVILAWDDDEEDAEIPETEMVEDPEELAEIFLDAKAVLSERELTLKDTAYVMTISGEIPPLQEEDILSLEIEDDEESRLEPEELQLLTDFYHLEQHYSIYTPIDPYLFFAHTTANDELEMLDLSDPKVKNLVDLLIIQDDE from the coding sequence ATGTCTTCGCCTTCTTTTGATTCCGGACGGGAGCTTGATGCTCAGGAAATTGTGACCTTGACCGACTCCACTGGGCGATCGCTAGATTGTTATGTCGAGAATGAAGTCGCCAGCGATGGAGTGGACTATGTTTTACTGCAACCTGTTGATTTACCCATTGTAATTTTGGCTTGGGATGACGATGAAGAGGATGCAGAAATCCCAGAAACTGAGATGGTGGAAGATCCAGAAGAGTTAGCTGAGATTTTCCTTGATGCAAAAGCAGTTCTGAGTGAGCGAGAATTGACTCTCAAAGATACGGCTTATGTGATGACAATCAGTGGTGAAATTCCTCCTTTGCAGGAAGAAGATATTTTATCCCTCGAGATTGAAGATGATGAAGAGTCTCGCCTCGAACCAGAAGAATTACAACTGCTGACAGATTTTTACCATTTAGAGCAGCACTATAGTATTTATACGCCGATTGATCCCTATCTCTTTTTTGCCCACACTACTGCGAATGACGAGTTAGAGATGCTTGATCTCAGTGACCCCAAGGTAAAGAACTTGGTTGATCTTTTAATTATTCAAGATGACGAATAA
- the mltG gene encoding endolytic transglycosylase MltG, protein MPPKTTPVRRRRRRVPWFFFWLIVVTGVSFWQSWAWWRWSISPTTALDKSVQLQIPQGTSSQKIGQNLESLGLIRSQKAWKIWSLWLRFSQQGGSFKAGTYLLDFNDDLPAIAATIWQGNVVQTSITIPEGWSLQQMAEYFEGEGLFAAEDFLAATKQIPRDQFGWLPPNIPYLEGFLYPDTYFLNKDDPEPQAIIEQMLTRFEEVALPLYNNADVPLDLSLNEWVTLASIVEKEAVVADERTTISGVFANRLQRGMKLETDPTVEYALNIRQTKEQPLTFEQIKVDSPYNTYRYTGLPPTAIAAPGLASLKATLEPAATDYLFFVARYDGTHVFSKTLAEHESATKEIRASIP, encoded by the coding sequence ATGCCCCCGAAAACAACCCCAGTCCGTCGTCGCCGTCGCCGCGTTCCATGGTTTTTCTTTTGGTTAATTGTGGTGACTGGTGTGAGTTTTTGGCAGAGTTGGGCTTGGTGGCGCTGGAGTATTTCACCGACCACTGCTCTAGATAAGTCTGTACAATTACAGATTCCGCAGGGGACTTCATCTCAAAAAATTGGTCAGAATCTAGAGAGTCTCGGTCTCATTCGCTCACAAAAAGCATGGAAGATCTGGTCACTATGGTTAAGGTTTTCGCAGCAGGGTGGCAGTTTTAAGGCTGGTACTTATCTGCTCGATTTTAATGATGATTTGCCGGCGATCGCCGCAACGATTTGGCAGGGAAACGTAGTACAGACGAGTATCACTATTCCTGAAGGGTGGTCATTGCAACAGATGGCTGAATACTTCGAAGGTGAAGGTTTATTTGCTGCCGAAGATTTTCTTGCCGCCACCAAACAAATTCCCCGTGATCAGTTTGGATGGCTCCCTCCAAATATCCCCTATTTAGAAGGATTTCTGTATCCTGACACATATTTTCTCAATAAAGACGATCCAGAACCCCAAGCGATTATCGAACAAATGCTGACTCGCTTTGAAGAGGTGGCTTTGCCGCTCTATAACAACGCAGATGTTCCTCTCGATTTATCTTTGAATGAATGGGTCACCCTGGCTAGTATTGTTGAGAAAGAAGCGGTAGTGGCTGATGAACGCACGACTATTTCCGGCGTTTTTGCGAATCGTCTCCAACGGGGTATGAAACTCGAAACGGATCCGACAGTTGAATATGCTCTCAATATTCGTCAGACTAAAGAGCAACCTTTAACCTTTGAACAAATTAAGGTTGATTCTCCCTACAATACTTATCGCTATACGGGCTTGCCCCCCACGGCGATCGCCGCACCAGGTTTAGCCAGTCTCAAAGCAACCCTCGAACCAGCTGCCACAGATTATTTATTTTTTGTTGCACGGTATGATGGCACCCATGTTTTCAGCAAAACCCTCGCTGAACATGAGTCTGCAACTAAAGAAATTCGTGCTTCTATTCCTTAG